Proteins co-encoded in one Bacillus horti genomic window:
- a CDS encoding YggS family pyridoxal phosphate-dependent enzyme, whose translation MASVAENWQDIEQQIQRACEKSSRKPNDINVIAVTKYVNTERMIEALEAGIEHIGENKVQDALPKWETLGDKGIWHFIGHLQSNKVKDVIGRFHYIHSLDRHSLAKEIEKRASAKGITVSCFVQVNVSGEQTKQGIAFSEAKNFVEDLRIYSHIKVVGLMTMAPYEAEPESVRPVFSKLKQLQEELRQHHWSHAPLTELSMGMSNDFQVAIEEGATFVRLGTSLVGNDEK comes from the coding sequence ATGGCAAGTGTAGCAGAAAATTGGCAAGATATTGAGCAACAGATTCAGAGGGCGTGCGAAAAAAGCTCTCGTAAGCCGAACGATATTAACGTGATCGCTGTGACGAAGTATGTGAATACTGAGAGGATGATTGAAGCCCTCGAAGCAGGGATTGAGCATATAGGGGAAAATAAGGTGCAGGATGCCTTGCCCAAATGGGAAACACTTGGAGATAAAGGCATTTGGCACTTTATCGGGCATCTCCAATCGAATAAGGTCAAGGACGTTATTGGAAGGTTCCATTATATTCATTCTTTGGACAGACATTCATTGGCCAAAGAAATTGAAAAGAGAGCAAGTGCTAAAGGAATTACGGTTTCTTGTTTTGTACAGGTCAATGTTTCTGGAGAGCAGACGAAGCAAGGGATTGCCTTTTCTGAAGCAAAAAACTTTGTGGAAGATTTAAGGATCTATTCACATATTAAAGTAGTGGGCTTGATGACAATGGCTCCATATGAAGCAGAACCAGAGAGCGTTCGACCGGTTTTTTCCAAGCTTAAGCAATTGCAGGAGGAGCTTAGACAGCATCATTGGTCACATGCTCCATTAACAGAGCTTTCTATGGGGATGTCAAATGACTTCCAGGTAGCTATTGAGGAAGGAGCAACTTTTGTTCGTTTAGGTACCTCTTTAGTAGGAAATGACGAGAAGTAG
- a CDS encoding cell division protein SepF, producing MGMLRKLMDFLGLANESTQTNPQQTGQEQEYDYEEDEWLEEEQPAVYTQKLQKGQATNNLVQLQSVKAASKIVLMEPHSYEETQDMADHLRSRRIIIVNLQRLTHEQAKRTVDFLSGTVYAIGGSIHKLGQNIFLCTSDNVETQGAISEYQDEFQNRMR from the coding sequence ATGGGCATGCTACGAAAATTAATGGATTTCTTAGGACTGGCAAATGAGAGCACTCAAACTAATCCTCAGCAAACAGGTCAAGAACAAGAATATGACTATGAAGAGGACGAATGGTTGGAGGAAGAGCAACCAGCCGTTTATACACAGAAGCTTCAAAAGGGACAAGCAACGAACAATCTGGTACAATTACAGTCGGTGAAGGCTGCTTCAAAAATCGTTTTAATGGAGCCACACTCCTATGAAGAGACACAGGATATGGCTGACCATCTTCGTTCCCGAAGGATTATTATTGTTAATTTACAGCGCCTAACTCATGAACAAGCGAAGAGAACGGTTGATTTCTTGAGCGGCACCGTTTATGCTATCGGGGGAAGCATACATAAACTGGGTCAAAATATATTTCTGTGTACGTCAGATAATGTGGAAACACAGGGGGCTATTTCAGAGTATCAGGATGAATTTCAAAATAGAATGAGGTGA
- a CDS encoding YggT family protein: MGIAVLNLVGLLFQIYTYMLFAYILMSWIPNLRESRFGEVLGMFVEPILAPFRKIIPPLGMIDISPIVAIIAVRFAGVGAQALVRMIFGL; this comes from the coding sequence ATGGGTATAGCAGTATTAAATTTAGTTGGACTTTTATTTCAAATTTACACGTATATGCTTTTTGCCTATATTTTAATGTCATGGATTCCTAATTTAAGAGAATCAAGATTCGGAGAGGTTTTAGGGATGTTCGTAGAGCCTATCCTAGCTCCGTTCAGAAAAATCATACCTCCATTAGGCATGATTGATATTTCTCCAATTGTAGCTATCATTGCGGTACGCTTCGCTGGTGTCGGTGCACAAGCGTTAGTTAGAATGATCTTTGGGTTGTAA
- a CDS encoding RNA-binding protein produces the protein MSLLQHFRPEEKGFVEKIMEYADHAEKRHQHKLTNFLDPREQFIVQSIVGRRMDITVDFFGGYDHAERKRALIAPSYANHHVNDFQVALLSLEGSYGNPPFEHRDVLGSVLGLGLKREKIGDLLIHADSQQCIVAEEIADFVSVHLHQVHRCAVSCDLVSLNRINPGQEDWQYKDTTVSSLRLDVILAELLPLSRSKTVPMIKAGKIKVNWRVVEQPSMILDEGDVLSVKGFGRFLFSKIEGRTKKDRLRVQLGKKSV, from the coding sequence GTGAGCCTCTTGCAGCATTTTAGACCTGAGGAAAAAGGCTTCGTCGAAAAAATAATGGAATACGCTGATCACGCTGAGAAGCGTCACCAGCATAAGTTAACTAATTTCTTAGACCCTAGAGAGCAGTTTATTGTGCAATCCATTGTAGGCCGCAGGATGGATATTACAGTGGATTTTTTTGGTGGATATGACCATGCTGAGAGGAAAAGGGCATTGATTGCTCCTAGCTACGCTAATCATCATGTAAATGATTTTCAAGTAGCTCTCCTTTCGCTTGAAGGCTCGTATGGTAATCCTCCATTTGAACATCGGGACGTATTAGGTTCTGTCCTTGGATTAGGCTTAAAGAGAGAAAAAATAGGAGATCTGTTGATCCATGCAGATAGCCAGCAATGTATTGTTGCAGAAGAAATTGCTGATTTTGTTTCTGTTCATCTTCATCAGGTTCATCGCTGTGCTGTAAGCTGTGATCTAGTATCTCTTAACAGAATTAACCCGGGTCAGGAGGATTGGCAGTATAAAGATACAACTGTTTCTTCTCTCCGGCTGGATGTCATTCTTGCGGAGCTACTGCCACTTTCTCGTTCAAAAACAGTGCCGATGATTAAAGCGGGTAAAATTAAAGTAAATTGGAGGGTGGTAGAGCAGCCCTCTATGATTTTAGATGAAGGAGATGTTCTTTCCGTCAAAGGCTTTGGCCGATTTTTGTTTTCGAAGATTGAAGGTCGGACAAAGAAAGATAGGTTAAGGGTTCAGCTTGGCAAAAAAAGTGTCTAA
- a CDS encoding DivIVA domain-containing protein — MALTPLDIHNKEFGRSFRGYDEDEVNEFLDLVIKEFEILIREKKELEEKMYESSERLGHFANIEETLSKTIIVAQETADEVKANAKKESQLILKEAEKNADRIINEALSKSRRITMEIEELKKQASIYRARFRTLLEAQLEMIQNDDWDKVTDHDFEQLDLAK, encoded by the coding sequence ATGGCACTAACGCCATTAGATATTCATAATAAGGAATTTGGACGTAGCTTTCGTGGATATGATGAGGATGAGGTTAACGAGTTTTTAGACCTTGTTATTAAAGAGTTTGAAATCCTAATCCGTGAGAAGAAAGAGCTTGAAGAAAAAATGTACGAGTCTAGCGAAAGACTAGGTCATTTTGCAAATATTGAGGAAACGCTAAGTAAAACGATCATTGTGGCTCAGGAAACGGCTGATGAAGTGAAGGCTAACGCTAAGAAGGAAAGCCAATTGATTCTGAAAGAAGCAGAAAAGAACGCAGATCGTATCATTAATGAAGCGTTATCCAAATCGCGTAGGATTACGATGGAAATTGAAGAGCTGAAAAAGCAGGCTTCTATCTATCGAGCTCGTTTCCGTACGCTCCTTGAAGCCCAATTGGAAATGATTCAGAACGATGATTGGGATAAAGTAACGGATCATGATTTTGAACAGTTAGATTTAGCTAAGTAG
- the ileS gene encoding isoleucine--tRNA ligase: protein MDYKDTLQITQTDFPMRGNLPQREPEMQQQWAKQDIYNKVQERTKGRPKFVLHDGPPYANGDIHLGHALNKVLKDIIVRYKSMDGFDAPYVPGWDTHGLPIEHAIIKNEKVDRHKVGINEFRRLCAEYALKYVENQKDQFKRLGVRGDWDNPYITLKPEYEARQIRVFGKMAEKGLIYKGLKPVYWSPSSETALAEAEIEYQDKRSASIYVSFKVTDGKGKLDTDTAFVIWTTTPWTLPANLGIAIKSDLEYSVVQVQDRKFVVASGLIEALEKELEWSDYNVIQTFQGEELELVETQHPFYDRKSLVILGDHVTLEAGTGCVHTAPGHGEDDFYVGQKYGLGVLNPVDDKGHFTSEAPGFEGMFYDKANKGITEKLEEAGALLKLSFITHSYPHDWRSKQPVIYRATEQWFASIDKIRGDILKEIDRVTWNPTWGKLRLHNMVAERGDWCISRQRVWGVPIPILYCTDCQEEIINEETISHISELFRKEGSNSWFALDSKELLPAGFSCPKCGGQHFRKETDTMDVWFDSGSSHEAVLSERENLKWPADLYLEGSDQYRGWFNSSLTTGVAANGQAPYEMVLSHGFVLDGEGRKMSKSLGNVVVPKKVMDQLGAEILRLWVSSVDYTADVRISDAILKQISEVYRKIRNTLRFLLGNLADFDPKKDRVDREQWSELDQYMMVKAQKVLERARKAYDSYQFHNVYSSVHNFCTIELSSIYLDISKDLLYTEPPTSASRRATQTVMYDVLTMLSKVLAPILPHTADEVWGFIPDTDAESVQLTDIPQVDHSYANDELEKKWDQFMAVRDEVLKALEQARKDKVIGSSLGAELHVYPETGTASLLQQFKELDKLFIVSAVTVHEGRDAAPEEALKLELIDVMVKPAEGEKCERCWVITPEVGTDTEHPSLCPRCATTVKEHYA, encoded by the coding sequence ATGGATTATAAGGATACGTTACAGATCACTCAAACCGATTTCCCCATGAGAGGAAATTTACCACAACGCGAGCCAGAAATGCAGCAGCAATGGGCTAAACAGGATATTTACAACAAGGTACAGGAGAGAACAAAGGGAAGACCTAAGTTTGTTCTCCATGATGGACCGCCTTATGCAAACGGAGATATTCATTTAGGACATGCTTTAAATAAAGTATTAAAGGACATAATTGTTCGCTATAAATCTATGGATGGCTTTGATGCCCCTTACGTTCCAGGCTGGGATACACATGGCTTACCTATTGAGCATGCGATTATTAAAAATGAAAAGGTAGATCGGCACAAGGTTGGAATTAATGAATTCAGAAGATTGTGTGCTGAGTATGCCTTAAAATATGTAGAAAACCAAAAAGATCAATTTAAACGCTTAGGGGTTAGAGGGGACTGGGATAATCCTTACATCACCTTAAAGCCTGAGTATGAAGCTAGACAGATTAGAGTCTTTGGAAAGATGGCAGAGAAGGGGTTAATCTACAAAGGCTTAAAGCCTGTCTACTGGTCTCCTTCTTCGGAGACAGCGTTAGCAGAAGCAGAGATTGAGTACCAGGATAAGCGTTCTGCGTCTATTTATGTTTCCTTTAAGGTTACAGATGGGAAAGGCAAGCTAGATACAGATACAGCTTTTGTCATTTGGACGACCACACCATGGACGCTTCCTGCTAATCTTGGCATTGCTATTAAATCAGACTTAGAATATAGCGTTGTTCAAGTACAGGATCGAAAGTTTGTTGTTGCTTCAGGCTTAATAGAAGCGTTAGAAAAAGAGCTAGAATGGTCAGATTATAATGTGATTCAAACGTTCCAAGGGGAAGAGCTAGAACTAGTAGAAACTCAGCACCCATTCTATGATCGTAAGTCATTAGTCATTTTAGGGGATCATGTTACACTTGAGGCAGGTACAGGCTGTGTCCATACAGCTCCAGGTCATGGTGAGGATGACTTTTATGTAGGGCAGAAATATGGGCTAGGCGTATTAAATCCAGTGGACGACAAAGGTCACTTTACTTCTGAAGCACCTGGCTTTGAAGGGATGTTTTATGATAAGGCGAATAAGGGTATTACCGAGAAGCTTGAAGAAGCTGGTGCATTACTAAAATTAAGCTTTATCACACACTCCTATCCACATGATTGGCGTAGTAAGCAGCCTGTTATCTATCGGGCTACAGAGCAATGGTTTGCCTCTATCGATAAAATTAGAGGAGATATCTTAAAGGAGATTGATCGCGTTACTTGGAATCCAACATGGGGTAAGCTACGACTTCATAATATGGTTGCTGAACGTGGAGATTGGTGTATTTCTCGTCAGCGTGTATGGGGTGTACCTATTCCAATCCTTTATTGCACAGATTGTCAGGAAGAAATTATTAATGAAGAAACGATTTCTCATATTTCTGAGCTATTCCGTAAAGAGGGCTCAAACTCTTGGTTTGCCTTAGATAGTAAAGAGCTATTACCTGCTGGATTTAGTTGTCCTAAATGTGGAGGCCAGCATTTCCGTAAGGAAACGGACACTATGGATGTTTGGTTTGATTCTGGTTCATCTCATGAAGCAGTTCTAAGTGAGAGGGAGAACCTAAAGTGGCCAGCAGATTTATACTTAGAGGGCTCAGATCAGTATCGTGGGTGGTTTAACTCCTCGTTAACAACTGGTGTTGCAGCGAATGGACAGGCTCCTTATGAAATGGTTCTTAGTCATGGCTTTGTATTAGATGGAGAAGGCCGCAAAATGTCTAAGTCACTAGGTAATGTCGTTGTACCTAAGAAGGTAATGGATCAATTAGGAGCTGAGATCCTTAGATTATGGGTATCCTCTGTAGATTACACAGCAGATGTTCGAATCTCAGACGCAATCCTAAAACAAATTTCTGAGGTTTATCGTAAAATTAGAAATACGTTAAGATTCTTGCTTGGAAATTTAGCAGATTTTGATCCTAAAAAGGATCGTGTAGATCGTGAGCAGTGGTCTGAGCTTGACCAGTATATGATGGTAAAAGCACAAAAGGTGCTTGAAAGAGCTAGGAAGGCGTATGATTCTTATCAATTTCATAACGTTTATTCCTCTGTTCATAACTTCTGTACGATTGAGCTAAGTTCCATTTATTTAGATATATCCAAGGATTTGCTCTATACAGAGCCACCTACCTCTGCTTCAAGAAGAGCAACACAGACGGTTATGTATGATGTTTTAACCATGCTATCTAAGGTGTTAGCTCCTATCCTACCTCATACGGCAGATGAGGTTTGGGGCTTTATTCCTGACACAGATGCAGAAAGTGTTCAGCTGACAGATATCCCTCAGGTCGATCACTCCTATGCAAATGATGAGCTTGAAAAGAAATGGGATCAATTTATGGCTGTGAGAGATGAGGTGCTAAAGGCTCTCGAGCAGGCTAGAAAAGATAAAGTGATTGGTTCATCGTTAGGAGCTGAGCTACATGTTTATCCTGAAACAGGCACAGCAAGCTTACTACAACAGTTTAAGGAGCTAGACAAGCTATTTATTGTATCTGCTGTGACTGTACACGAGGGCAGAGATGCTGCTCCAGAAGAGGCTCTTAAACTAGAGTTGATCGACGTTATGGTTAAACCAGCAGAAGGCGAAAAGTGTGAGCGATGCTGGGTGATTACACCAGAGGTTGGAACGGACACCGAACACCCTTCCCTGTGTCCTAGATGTGCAACAACGGTTAAGGAGCATTATGCTTAA
- a CDS encoding FbpB family small basic protein, with product MRRIRKISFEDLVLENKRLLLTDKEAMERIEDRIENKRVKK from the coding sequence ATGCGAAGAATTAGAAAAATTTCTTTTGAGGATCTGGTGCTCGAGAATAAGAGGCTACTCTTAACGGATAAGGAAGCAATGGAACGGATTGAAGATAGAATTGAAAATAAACGAGTAAAAAAATAA
- a CDS encoding TraR/DksA C4-type zinc finger protein, producing MEHHTYDHLRQQLLAEKTELEVKAKETNNFHLESSMRDSDGELSLHDNHPADSATTMYEREKDLSLLEHYRLHLEDIEQALKRMEEGTYGICQKCGEPIPLERLEAIPTATYCITHESKSSDFHDPPVEEEVLTGFGQFDFDGRDNETEFDAEDSWQSVARFNERENIAETDYDEDEARGYVEPIDGFIITDGDGLTAEESDFEYNELYRKYMGSGEGYGLIWRDEIFTSDQMEEDNG from the coding sequence ATGGAACACCATACTTATGATCATTTACGCCAGCAATTATTAGCTGAAAAGACAGAGCTTGAAGTGAAAGCTAAAGAAACAAATAACTTCCATTTAGAAAGCAGTATGAGGGATAGTGATGGAGAGCTATCCTTGCATGATAACCATCCAGCAGATTCAGCAACTACTATGTATGAAAGAGAGAAGGATCTTTCTTTGTTGGAGCATTATAGATTGCATTTAGAGGATATTGAACAGGCTTTAAAGAGGATGGAGGAAGGGACTTATGGGATATGTCAAAAATGTGGAGAGCCTATTCCTTTAGAACGCTTAGAGGCAATCCCCACAGCTACTTACTGTATCACACATGAATCAAAGTCATCAGACTTTCATGACCCCCCTGTGGAGGAGGAGGTTCTTACAGGATTTGGACAATTTGATTTTGATGGACGAGATAACGAAACGGAGTTTGATGCTGAAGATTCCTGGCAATCGGTAGCGAGATTTAATGAAAGAGAAAATATTGCAGAAACCGATTATGATGAGGATGAAGCAAGGGGTTATGTAGAGCCTATTGATGGATTTATTATTACGGATGGAGATGGATTAACAGCCGAGGAATCTGATTTTGAGTACAATGAGTTATATAGAAAGTACATGGGCAGTGGAGAAGGCTACGGGTTGATCTGGAGGGATGAGATTTTTACATCTGACCAGATGGAAGAAGACAATGGCTAG
- a CDS encoding DMT family transporter: protein MAYLYLLTAIFLEIIAALAARFSEGFTAPFPTIITIVFAVSSYFTFSLSLKNGMTIGVGYAIWSGVGVLSVALIGVQFLGDTLTLIQISGIILIIIGIVAIQVETATPET, encoded by the coding sequence TTGGCCTATCTTTATCTTTTAACAGCCATTTTTTTAGAAATTATTGCAGCACTTGCGGCGCGGTTTTCTGAAGGGTTTACTGCACCATTTCCAACAATAATAACCATAGTATTTGCTGTATCCTCTTATTTCACCTTTTCTTTAAGTCTGAAAAACGGGATGACGATAGGGGTTGGTTACGCTATTTGGTCAGGTGTCGGGGTTTTGTCTGTTGCTTTAATAGGAGTTCAATTCCTTGGTGATACCCTCACACTTATCCAAATTAGTGGCATCATACTTATCATCATAGGAATTGTAGCTATTCAGGTAGAAACAGCTACTCCAGAAACGTAG
- a CDS encoding DMT family transporter, whose translation MAYLFLALTIIAEVTGAITSRYSEGFKKLLPSLATIIVIIASYFFFAISLQYGLNIGIGYAIWAGIGVVVIAIFGLLFFKEYLTKVQVYGIALIIVGVIALELGAI comes from the coding sequence ATGGCCTATCTTTTTTTAGCACTTACTATTATTGCTGAAGTTACTGGGGCTATTACAAGCCGATATTCAGAGGGATTTAAAAAACTCCTTCCTAGTTTGGCAACCATCATAGTCATTATAGCTTCCTACTTTTTCTTTGCTATAAGTCTTCAATATGGCCTCAATATAGGGATTGGCTATGCCATTTGGGCTGGTATTGGAGTAGTGGTTATAGCTATTTTTGGTCTGCTTTTTTTTAAAGAATATCTAACAAAAGTCCAGGTTTACGGAATCGCGCTTATCATTGTTGGTGTTATTGCGCTAGAGCTTGGAGCCATTTAG
- a CDS encoding LysR family transcriptional regulator: MELSDLKVFQAIAEESSISGAAKRLDYVQSNVTARLRKLEDELGVLLFHRSVKGLTITEKGLLFRKYANTILQLADESIRVLQDEDKPSGTLRIGVVETVTCGHFMNIIATFQKQYQQVTLRLETGNSEVLMEKIKNYELDAAFVTGDLSSSEFSLDYVQTDEIVLLSKEEKSIASLLQSRWAVSPKGCPFRRKLEQWYQDSKLELSEIIEISSLETLLSSVKEGITATILPKSVLTGSYEHLHVVPIPEVYRYIETGLISRKEKYVNHAYKAFATLVQERGLF, encoded by the coding sequence ATGGAATTAAGCGATTTAAAGGTTTTTCAAGCGATAGCTGAGGAATCAAGTATTTCAGGAGCAGCGAAGCGGTTAGATTATGTTCAATCTAATGTCACCGCTAGACTACGTAAGCTTGAGGATGAATTAGGCGTTTTGCTTTTTCATAGAAGTGTTAAGGGTCTTACAATTACAGAAAAAGGCCTACTCTTTCGAAAATATGCCAATACGATTTTACAATTAGCCGATGAGTCAATTAGAGTTTTGCAAGATGAGGATAAACCGAGTGGAACATTACGTATAGGGGTTGTAGAAACGGTTACATGTGGTCATTTTATGAATATCATAGCCACCTTCCAAAAGCAGTACCAACAAGTGACATTACGTTTGGAAACAGGAAACTCTGAAGTGTTAATGGAGAAGATCAAGAATTATGAATTGGATGCTGCTTTTGTAACAGGAGATCTAAGCTCATCTGAATTTAGTCTGGATTACGTGCAAACGGATGAGATTGTCCTTTTATCAAAAGAAGAAAAGTCTATCGCTTCATTATTACAATCTAGATGGGCTGTCTCTCCTAAGGGCTGTCCGTTTAGAAGAAAGTTAGAACAGTGGTATCAAGACTCGAAATTAGAGCTTTCTGAGATTATTGAAATCAGCTCACTTGAGACCTTATTAAGCAGTGTTAAGGAAGGAATTACAGCAACAATATTACCAAAATCGGTATTAACCGGATCATATGAGCACCTACATGTTGTCCCTATTCCAGAGGTGTACCGCTACATTGAAACGGGATTGATAAGCAGGAAGGAAAAATACGTTAATCATGCCTATAAAGCTTTTGCAACTTTAGTTCAAGAACGAGGATTATTTTAA
- the lspA gene encoding signal peptidase II, whose amino-acid sequence MVVFYFILVGIVIALDQWSKWLVLTKMSLRESIPIIDEVLYLTSHRNKGAAFGILQDQRWFFIIVTSVVIIAIAYVLIRHRSSLRGLVSWSLALILGGAIGNYIDRVRFGEVVDFVDVKISLFSFYYDFPIFNIADSALVIGVGLLLLDTIIDMIKEKKEKKAAISE is encoded by the coding sequence GTGGTTGTATTCTATTTTATCCTTGTAGGGATTGTTATTGCTTTGGACCAATGGTCCAAGTGGCTAGTACTGACGAAGATGTCACTAAGGGAGTCCATTCCTATTATTGATGAGGTTTTATATCTAACTTCTCATCGTAATAAGGGGGCTGCATTCGGCATTTTACAGGATCAGCGCTGGTTTTTTATCATTGTTACATCAGTGGTCATTATTGCTATTGCGTATGTTCTTATTAGGCATCGTTCCTCACTCAGAGGTCTTGTATCCTGGTCTCTTGCATTAATTTTAGGAGGAGCAATCGGAAATTATATAGATCGAGTCAGATTTGGCGAAGTAGTCGATTTTGTAGACGTAAAAATTTCACTATTCTCCTTTTACTATGATTTCCCTATTTTTAATATTGCAGACAGTGCTTTAGTGATTGGCGTTGGCTTATTATTACTGGACACAATTATAGATATGATTAAGGAAAAGAAAGAAAAAAAGGCGGCTATTTCAGAATAG
- a CDS encoding RluA family pseudouridine synthase — translation MNTAVQIFDWKYEETSFERIDTFLSAEQSEWSRSQIQQWIKDGLVTVNDKSVKANYKLKMGDLIVVRILPPKELSIEPEDIPLHIVFEDEDVIVVNKQRGLVVHPAPGHYSGTLVNGLLYHCKDLSGINGILRPGIVHRIDKDTSGLLMVAKNDQAHAALAEQLKEHTTIRKYMAIVHGQVKHDKGTIDAPIGRDPKNRQQMSVVKEGKPAVTHFTVLERWLNFTLVELQLETGRTHQIRVHMKYIGHPLAGDPKYGPSKTLPIDGQALHAQALGFKHPRTDQDLYFEAPLPEDMEKAITLAQEN, via the coding sequence ATGAATACAGCTGTGCAAATTTTTGATTGGAAATATGAAGAAACGAGCTTTGAACGAATAGATACATTTTTATCGGCTGAGCAGAGTGAATGGAGCCGTTCACAGATTCAGCAATGGATAAAGGACGGACTTGTTACGGTGAACGATAAGTCAGTCAAAGCTAACTATAAGCTGAAAATGGGCGACCTTATCGTTGTGCGTATTTTACCACCTAAGGAGCTAAGCATCGAACCTGAGGATATCCCTCTACATATCGTGTTTGAGGATGAAGATGTGATCGTGGTCAATAAACAAAGAGGGCTAGTGGTTCATCCAGCACCGGGGCATTATTCTGGAACACTAGTTAATGGACTTTTATATCATTGTAAAGACTTATCTGGGATTAATGGAATCCTAAGACCGGGTATCGTTCACCGCATAGATAAGGATACATCAGGATTACTCATGGTGGCGAAAAACGACCAAGCTCATGCTGCTTTAGCTGAACAGCTAAAGGAACATACTACGATTAGAAAATATATGGCTATAGTGCATGGTCAGGTTAAGCATGATAAAGGGACAATTGATGCTCCGATTGGCCGGGACCCAAAGAATAGGCAGCAAATGAGCGTGGTAAAAGAAGGAAAGCCAGCTGTTACTCATTTTACTGTGCTAGAAAGATGGCTTAATTTTACTTTAGTAGAGCTGCAGCTTGAAACAGGAAGGACACACCAAATTAGAGTGCATATGAAGTATATTGGTCATCCATTAGCTGGTGACCCGAAGTATGGTCCCTCTAAAACCCTTCCGATTGACGGTCAGGCATTACATGCTCAGGCGCTAGGGTTTAAGCATCCTAGAACTGACCAGGATTTATACTTTGAAGCTCCTCTTCCAGAAGACATGGAAAAAGCGATCACTCTCGCTCAAGAAAATTAA
- a CDS encoding ribonuclease HII, translating to MLFDGLTITEIKQKISSATSVELEGYIPLLETDSRAGVQRLADQCKRKVAEEHRKLLHWETINQEEKRLREKGFLHIAGVDEVGRGPLAGPVVTAAVILPAGFECIGINDSKQLKKEEREAFAKIIKEQAISHSIAFVDARDIDRLNIYQATLLAMKQAVESCSTPPDYCLIDAMNPSISIPYESLIKGDAKSVSIAAASILAKVTRDQWMTEIAQLYPQYGFENHMGYATPEHQEALRKYGPTPIHRQTFIKAFINEKREAD from the coding sequence ATGTTGTTTGATGGCTTAACGATTACGGAAATAAAACAAAAAATCTCTTCTGCTACTTCTGTGGAGCTTGAAGGGTATATACCACTACTTGAAACGGATTCCCGAGCAGGAGTTCAACGTCTGGCGGATCAATGCAAGAGGAAGGTAGCAGAAGAGCATAGAAAACTCCTTCATTGGGAGACGATTAATCAGGAGGAAAAAAGGCTTCGTGAGAAGGGATTCCTCCATATAGCTGGAGTTGATGAAGTAGGACGTGGTCCATTAGCAGGACCCGTTGTTACAGCTGCTGTCATCCTACCTGCTGGCTTTGAATGTATAGGAATTAATGATTCGAAGCAACTGAAAAAGGAAGAACGAGAGGCTTTTGCCAAGATCATTAAGGAGCAGGCTATTAGTCATTCGATTGCCTTTGTGGATGCACGGGATATTGATCGGCTTAATATTTATCAGGCTACACTACTTGCCATGAAGCAAGCTGTTGAATCCTGTTCTACGCCACCAGATTATTGCTTGATTGATGCGATGAATCCTTCCATTTCTATCCCTTACGAATCCCTCATCAAGGGAGACGCAAAATCTGTTTCCATTGCAGCGGCCTCTATTCTAGCCAAGGTTACGAGAGATCAATGGATGACAGAGATCGCTCAGCTTTATCCGCAATACGGGTTTGAGAACCATATGGGCTATGCGACCCCTGAGCACCAAGAGGCATTGCGTAAATATGGTCCAACCCCCATTCATAGACAAACGTTTATTAAAGCGTTTATTAATGAAAAAAGGGAGGCTGATTAG
- a CDS encoding EscU/YscU/HrcU family type III secretion system export apparatus switch protein yields MNNRTEQYKKAVALHYQPDSSKAPMVKAKGNGLVAEEIIKLAKENGVPIQEDPALVQLLAQIEIDKEIPAELYGVVAEVMALVYRMEKKAAGWHD; encoded by the coding sequence ATGAACAACAGGACGGAGCAGTATAAGAAAGCAGTTGCTTTACACTATCAGCCTGATTCCAGTAAAGCGCCAATGGTCAAAGCAAAAGGGAATGGACTAGTTGCTGAAGAAATTATCAAATTAGCTAAGGAAAACGGAGTGCCTATTCAAGAGGACCCAGCCTTAGTTCAGCTTTTAGCTCAGATTGAGATAGATAAAGAAATTCCTGCTGAGCTTTATGGAGTGGTGGCCGAAGTGATGGCTTTGGTATATAGAATGGAGAAAAAGGCTGCGGGCTGGCATGACTAA